From Erigeron canadensis isolate Cc75 chromosome 8, C_canadensis_v1, whole genome shotgun sequence, one genomic window encodes:
- the LOC122579541 gene encoding uncharacterized sugar kinase slr0537 has translation MGAEFLPKPSQNHDISGESDGPPVILGLLPAALIDHIARVDQTILSTIPGEPGGSFPVAAEELKHLLKEVDAHILSSSCDLPPIKTIAGGSVTNTIRGLAAGFGVSCGVIGACGGDEQGDMFVKNMTLHGVNISRLRVKDEHTGQCICLVDALGNRTMRPCLATAAKVQAGELQTDDFKGSKWLVVRYNIYNLEVTKEAIKMAKQEGVLISLDLASFEMVRKFRAPLLELLESGNIDLCFANEDEAAELLSDEQVAQPEAALDVLGKYCQWAVVTLGANGCIARHKKEVVRVPAITHTMAIDATGAGDLFAGGFLYGLVKGLSLEECCIVGSCSGGSVIRSLGGEVSPENWQWMYKQLKNNGLSAPNIVNDV, from the exons ATGGGTGCTGAATTTCTCCCAAAGCCCAGTCAGAATCATGACATCTCCGGCGAATCGGACGGTCCTCCGGTCATCTTAGGCCTCCTTCCGGCGGCTTTAATTGACCACATAGCAAGGGTTGACCAAACAATCCTGTCCACAATTCCCGGTGAACCTGGTGGTTCTTTCCCT GTTGCAGCAGAGGAGTTGAAACATTTACTAAAGGAGGTGGATGCCCATATTCTATCTTCTTCATGTGATCTGCCTCCTATAAAGACTATAGCTGGAGGAAGTGTGACTAACACCATTAGAGGGCTTGCAGCGGGTTTTGGGGTCTCTTGTGGAGTAATTGGAGCTTGTGGGGGCGATGAACAAGGTGACATGTTCGTGAAAAACATGACCCTTCATGGTGTGAACATATCAAGATTAAGGGTGAAAGATGAACATACGGGTCAG TGCATTTGTTTGGTTGATGCATTGGGCAATCGGACTATGCGACCATGCCTTGCTACTGCTGCTAAAGTACAG GCAGGTGAATTACAGACGGATGATTTTAAAGGCTCCAAG TGGTTGGTTGTcagatataatatatacaatttagAAGTTACTAAAGAGGCTATCAAAATGGCAAAACAAGAAGGAGTTCTTATATCTCTAGATTTAGCTAGTTTTGAG ATGGTTCGAAAATTTAGGGCACCACTTTTAGAACTGCTGGAGTCGGGTAACATTGATCTTTGCTTTGCAAATGAAGATGAAGCCGCTGAACTTTTAAG TGATGAGCAAGTGGCTCAACCCGAGGCTGCACTTGATGTCTTGGGCAAATACTGCCAATGGGCAGTGGTCACATTAGGTGCTAACGGATGTATTGCAAGACATAAGAAAGAG GTTGTGAGAGTTCCAGCTATTACGCACACGATGGCCATTGATGCAACCGGGGCTGGAGATCTCTTTGCAGGTGGATTTTTGTACGGTTTGGTAAAAGGACTGTCTCTTGAGGAATGTTGCATAGTCGGGTCTTGCAGTGGTGGATCTGTGATTCGGTCGCTTGGTGGGGAAGTATCGCCGGAAAACTGGCAATGGATGTATAAGCAATTGAAAAACAATGGTCTTTCTGCTCCTAACATTGTAAATGATGTCTAG